Sequence from the Curtobacterium sp. MCLR17_007 genome:
GCGCTACGCGATCCTCGTGTAGCGCACACCGGCGTCGTGGTACCCGCGCTTCTGGTAGAACCGGTGCGCGCTGTCGGTCGCAGCGGCGCTGACGGCGGACAGCTGTCGCGCGCCCTGTTCGGCCGCCCACTCCTCGAAGGTCCCGAGCAGCGCCGAACCCGTGCCCGACCGACGGACCGCCGGGTCGACCACCAGGAGCAGCAGCTGCGCGGTGGGCTCGTCCGACGCGTACGCCCAGGTGACCTGGGCGCCGGCGACCGCGACCGCGCGACCGTCGTCGCCACGGACCAACCACGTGTGGTGGCCGGCCTCGGGCGTCAGGCGTTCCAGACGTTCCCGCATCGCGGCGTCGTCGGCGGTGTGGCCGAGGGAGCGGACGAGGGCGGCGACGTCGGCGACGTCCGGGTCGGACCAGCTGGTGATCGACTCGACGGAGAGGGTCATGCTCGCGACCCTACCCGGAGCCGGTGCCGCGTCCCGCCGTCAGTGCGTGGACTGCTCGGCGCGGATCCGGGTCAGGATCTCGGTGCGGAGCTGGTCGGGAGCTGTCTCTCGGCAGGCACGCTTGACGGTCTCCATCAGCACGACGCCCACGCGGTGCTCGGTCTCGCAGTCCGGGCAGTCCGCCATGTGCTCACGGATGTCCGCCGCGTCCTCGCGGCAGAGCTCGTCGTGCAGGAACTCCTCGAGCTCCGCCTTCGCCTTGGAGCAGTCGCAGCCGCTCATCGCGTACCCTTCCCGTTCGTGCGGCTCGTCGCCGCAGATGTCCCTCGGCCTCGTCCGCGCATCGTCGCCGTCGACGCTGCATCCGGGACGACCCCGGTCTCTCGTGCGTGGTCGGCCAGGAGCCCCCGGAGGAGCCGGCGTCCACGGTGGAGGCGGCTCATGACCGTCCCCACGGGGGTCTTCATGATGTCGGCGATCTCCTGGTACGAGAACCCCTCGACGTCGGCGAAGTACACCGCCATCCGGAAGTCCTCGGGGATCGCCTGCAGCGCGTCCTTGACCGCGGACGACGGCAGGTGGTCGATCGCGTCGGCCTCGGCGGACCGCGCGGAGATCGACTGCGTGACGCTCTCGGCGCCGCCCAGCTGCCAGTCCTCGAGCTCGTCGATGGTGCCCTGGTACGGGTTCCGCTGGTTCTTGCGGTACGTGTTGATGAACGTGTTCGTCAGGATCCGGTAGAGCCAGGCCTTGAGGTTCGTGCCCTGTCGGAACTG
This genomic interval carries:
- a CDS encoding GNAT family N-acetyltransferase: MTLSVESITSWSDPDVADVAALVRSLGHTADDAAMRERLERLTPEAGHHTWLVRGDDGRAVAVAGAQVTWAYASDEPTAQLLLLVVDPAVRRSGTGSALLGTFEEWAAEQGARQLSAVSAAATDSAHRFYQKRGYHDAGVRYTRIA
- a CDS encoding zf-HC2 domain-containing protein yields the protein MSGCDCSKAKAELEEFLHDELCREDAADIREHMADCPDCETEHRVGVVLMETVKRACRETAPDQLRTEILTRIRAEQSTH
- a CDS encoding sigma-70 family RNA polymerase sigma factor; this encodes MTTDEPQATPHDLVDATEEQLDAVSEEAAALEADADVVDATTVSADELRGLFEDQALPFMDQLYGAAMRMTRNPADASDLVQETFVKAFAAFRQFRQGTNLKAWLYRILTNTFINTYRKNQRNPYQGTIDELEDWQLGGAESVTQSISARSAEADAIDHLPSSAVKDALQAIPEDFRMAVYFADVEGFSYQEIADIMKTPVGTVMSRLHRGRRLLRGLLADHARETGVVPDAASTATMRGRGRGTSAATSRTNGKGTR